A DNA window from Trichosurus vulpecula isolate mTriVul1 chromosome 2, mTriVul1.pri, whole genome shotgun sequence contains the following coding sequences:
- the SON gene encoding protein SON isoform X7, translating to MATNIEQIFRSFVVSKFREIQQELSSGRVEGQLNGETNPPVEGNQSGDAAACARSLPNEEIVQKIEEVLSGVLDTELRYKPDLKEASRKSRCVSVQTDPTDEIPTKKSKKHKKHKNKKKKKKKEKEKEKKYKRQSEESESKLKSHHGGNVGLESDSYLKFDSEPSVMGLEHPVRALGLPKPPAVMLKSPTMTLGLNESPAVALEPPTMAVEVSEPHTLVALKPTSVGELSELQAALVPEPFTLERPESSVAVTLESSVKQTLESPAVMPVPTTTVVLKSSEAHVTVSSEYNARSMSKHLEIPSSEQSKIPLLEPPASKLLELSETCVVTASETPAEVHHRSSSLTALELPESSVTEVLRLPEQSTTIPFLSGEPPTTTVLELPKPPLVSLPEMPGPPTTPVPELPGPPTTPVPEFPGPAVTSMPELPRTSTTSVPELPGPPVTSVLELPGPPVTSVPELPGSSMTSVPEVPGPPVIPVPEVPVPEVPGSPVASVLEFRGPPATPVQVPELLGPPGSLVSELPGPPVTLVRVPELPGPSATPVLELSQDLPGLPAPSMVTELPQEVPRQPTMALEMPQELPGLPVVTTALELPGQPVATVALELAEQPVMTAEPEQPTVMPALELPGQPEVTTAAGLPGQPVATTAPELPGQPEVPELRGLPSVTGVSELPGQPSATVAQELPGQSGALGQPVATVALELLGQPVASELSGQPTVAAALELPGQPVATVALEMSGHSVMTTSDLPTMTVSQSLEVPSTTALESYSTVAQELPTTLVGETSVTVSVDPLMAPESHMLTSNTMDSQMLASNTMDSQMLASNTMDSQMLASNTMDTQMLASNSMDSQMLASNSMESQMLASNSMESQMLASNSMDSQMLATSTMDSQMLATSTMDSQMLATSTMDSQMLATSTMDSQMLATSTMDSQMLATSTMDSQMLATSSMDSQMLATSTMDSQMLASSTMDSQMLATSTMDSQMLASSTMDAQMLASSTPESSMLGPKSPDPYRLAQDPYRLAQDPYRLGHDPYRLGHDPYRLGQDPYRLGHDPYRLAPDPYRMSPRPYRIAPRPYRIAPRPYRLAPRPLMLASRRSMMMSYAAERSMMSSYAAERSMMSYERSMMSPMAERSMMSAYERSMMSAYERSMMSPMAERSMMSAYERSMMAYERSMMSPMAERSMMSMGADRSMMSSYSDRSMMSSYSDRSMMSSYTADRSMMSMTADSYADSYTDSYTEAYMVPPLPPEEPPTMPPLPPEEPPMTPPLPPEEPPEGPSLPVEQSALPVENTWATAGTALLSEEPPLPPEPPVMQTEIPESTMSDYSVGAPEPSVLTSEPAVAVSEPPPEPESSMTSTSLESHMIQEHAIIGPQAAVLPSGPSAVSETAILTAEPTEPTVVTESVETFEPILTSGPISEQIMYLTEVAVPEPSEVAVPEPTEVMVPEPTETVIPELAEVTVTGLAEVAVQGPTEVAVQGSIEVAVQGTEDMAVQGTAEVAVQGPEEVTFQGLAEVAFQGPAEVAVQGPAEVAVQGPAEVAVQGPAEVAGQGPTEVVDQGLTEVMVQGPAEVIFQEPATVVVQESAMLVPELTAGLPEPTVIEVATPEPTVLEPTATVPDGTVVVPEPTPMMESTIMTSEPVIKRTDVASSVESNLCQQTTTQEIAIQSSEEANSEKRQLESYSYESIHHVNILLDVNSPLIAKETEHNTVSAASPVVSEVVMEKFLPGSETDHNTGLTTCPSEANIVGTVSTTSSHIHELDVKGTTKEIELYAASVTSSVSKADIEGPLPTQEIEHDMVISTSPSGGSEADIEGPLPANDIHRDVLSANLPGKSDPEALPMKESEHDAVIAISHKDGSSEAEKETPLSAKNTEHESVFAANICDLNDADLVRPLLPKDMERVTNLRTDIEGPLSVSGVERDIVTTASPVVISIPERASESSSEEKDDYEIFVKVKDTHDKSKKNKSRDKGEKERKRDSSLRSRSKRSKSSEHKSRRRTSESRSRARKRSSKSKSHRSQTRSRSRSRRRRRSSRSRSKSRGRRSLSKEKRKRSPKHRSKSRERKRKRSSSRDNRKVARARSRTPSRRSRSHTPSRRRRSRSVVRRRSFSISPVRRSRTPSRRSRTPSRRSRTPSRRSRTPSRRRRSRSVVRRRSFSISPVRLRRSRTPLRRRFSRSPIRRKRSRSSERGRSPPKRLTDLDKAQLLEIAKANAAAMCAKAGVPLPPNLKPAPPPTVEEKVAKKSGGATIEELTEKCKQIAQSKEDDDVIVNKPHVSDEEEEERPFYHHPFKLNEPKPIFFNLNIAAAKPTPPKNQVTLTKEFPVSSGSQHRKKEADSVYGEWVPVEKNGEENKDDDNVFSSNLPTEPVDISTAMSERALAQKRLSENAFDLEAMSMLNRAQERIDAWAQLNSIPGQFTGSTGVQVLTQEQLANTGAQAWIKKDGH from the exons ATGGCGACAAACATCGAGCAGATCTTCAGGTCCTTCGTGGTCAGTAAATTCCGGGAAATTCAGCAAGAGCTTTCCAG tGGCAGGGTTGAAGGCCAGCTGAATGGTGAAACAAACCCACCTGTTGAAGGAAACCAGTCAGGTGATGCAGCTGCCTGTGCAAGGAGCCTACCAAATGAAGAAATAGTGCAGAAGATAGAAGAAGTGCTATCTGGGGTCCTAGACACAGAATTGCGATATAAACCAG atttaaaGGAGGCCTCCAGAAAAAGTAGATGTGTATCTGTACAGACAGACCCTACTGATGAAATTCCcaccaaaaaatcaaagaaacataaaaaacacaaaaataaaaagaagaaaaagaagaaagaaaaagagaaagagaaaaaatacaagaGACAGTCAGAAGAATCTGAGTCAAAGCTGAAATCTCATCATGGTGGGAATGTAGGGTTGGAGTCTGATTCCTATTTGAAATTTGATTCAGAGCCCTCAGTGATGGGGCTGGAACACCCTGTCAGAGCACTTGGGCTGCCTAAGCCCCCTGCAGTAATGCTGAAGTCACCAACAATGACATTGGGACTGAATGAATCCCCTGCAGTAGCTCTGGAACCTCCTACAATGGCAGTAGAGGTATCAGAACCACATACTTTAGTAGCACTGAAGCCAACTTCAGTTGGGGAACTATCAGAACTACAGGCAGCATTAGTCCCAGAACCCTTCACGTTAGAACGACCAGAGTCATCTGTGGCTGTAACACTGGAATCATCTGTGAAACAGACGTTGGAATCTCCTGCAGTGATGCCAGTGCCTACTACAACAGTAGTGCTGAAGTCATCTGAGGCACATGTGACAGTGTCATCGGAATACAATGCAAGATCTATGTCGAAGCATTTGGAGATTCCATCTTCAGAGCAGTCAAAGATCCCCTTGCTTGAGCCTCCAGCATCCAAACTGCTAGAGTTATCAGAAACTTGTGTGGTGACAGCATCAGAGACTCCTGCAGAGGTCCATCATAGGTCAAGCTCACTGACAGCTTTGGAGTTGCCAGAGTCATCTGTAACTGAAGTTCTGAGGTTGCCTGAGCAATCTACAACAATACCATTCTTATCTGGGGAGCCTCCTACAACTACGGTATTGGAGTTGCCCAAACCACCTTTAGTCTCGTTACCAGAGATGCCTGGGCCCCCCACAACACCAGTGCCGGAGCTGCCAGGACCCCCCACGACGCCAGTGCCAGAGTTCCCAGGGCCTGCCGTGACATCGATGCCGGAGCTGCCGAGAACCTCCACGACGTCGGTACCGGAGCTGCCAGGGCCCCCCGTGACATCGGTGCTGGAGCTGCCGGGGCCCCCTGTGACATCAGTGCCGGAGCTGCCAGGGTCCTCCATGACATCTGTGCCAGAGGTGCCGGGCCCCCCTGTGATTCCGGTGCCAGAGGTACCGGTTCCGGAGGTGCCAGGGTCCCCTGTGGCATCAGTCCTGGAGTTTCGGGGGCCCCCTGCAACACCGGTGCAGGTTCCGGAGTTGCTGGGGCCCCCCGGGTCACTGGTGTCAGAGTTGCCAGGGCCCCCTGTGACACTGGTACGTGTACCAGAGTTGCCGGGGCCCTCAGCAACCCCAGTGCTTGAGTTGTCACAGGATTTGCCTGGGCTTCCAGCACCATCGATGGTGACGGAGTTGCCTCAGGAGGTGCCAAGGCAACCCACGATGGCGCTGGAAATGCCACAAGAGTTGCCTGGGCTGCCTGTGGTGACAACAGCATTGGAGTTGCCTGGGCAGCCTGTGGCGACTGTGGCTTTGGAATTGGCAGAACAACCTGTGATGACAGCAGAACCGGAGCAGCCTACAGTGATGCCAGCGCTGGAGTTGCCGGGGCAGCCTGAGGTGACAACAGCAGCAGGGTTGCCTGGGCAGCCTGTGGCTACAACAGCACCAGAGTTGCCTGGGCAGCCTGAGGTGCCAGAGTTGCGGGGGCTGCCTTCGGTGACTGGGGTGTCAGAGTTGCCAGGGCAGCCCTCAGCAACTGTGGCACAGGAGTTGCCGGGGCAGTCTGGGGCACTAGGGCAGCCTGTGGCAACTGTGGCACTGGAGTTGCTGGGGCAGCCTGTAGCATCAGAGCTATCAGGGCAACCCACAGTAGCTGCAGCGCTAGAGTTGCCAGGGCAGCCTGTGGCAACTGTAGCGCTAGAAATGTCAGGTCATTCTGTGATGACAACATCGGATCTGCCAACGATGACCGTTTCACAATCCCTGGAGGTGCCTTCAACGACAGCGCTGGAATCATACAGTACAGTAGCACAGGAGCTACCTACTACATTAGTGGGGGAGACATCTGTAACAGTATCAGTGGATCCCCTGATGGCCCCTGAGTCCCATATGTTAACTTCCAATACCATGGACTCCCAGATGTTAGCTTCCAACACCATGGACTCCCAGATGTTAGCCTCCAACACCATGGACTCCCAGATGTTAGCCTCCAACACCATGGACACCCAGATGTTAGCCTCCAACAGCATGGACTCCCAGATGTTAGCCTCCAACAGCATGGAATCCCAGATGTTAGCTTCCAACAGCATGGAATCCCAGATGTTAGCTTCCAACAGCATGGACTCCCAGATGTTAGCGACTAGCACCATGGACTCCCAGATGTTAGCGACTAGCACCATGGACTCCCAGATGTTAGCGACTAGCACCATGGACTCCCAGATGTTAGCGACTAGCACCATGGACTCCCAGATGTTAGCGACTAGCACCATGGACTCCCAGATGTTAGCGACTAGCACCATGGACTCCCAGATGTTAGCGACTAGCAGCATGGACTCCCAGATGTTAGCGACTAGCACCATGGACTCCCAGATGTTAGCCTCCAGTACCATGGACTCCCAGATGTTAGCGACTAGCACCATGGACTCCCAGATGTTAGCCTCCAGCACCATGGATGCCCAGATGTTGGCATCTAGTACACCAGAGTCCTCTATGCTGGGTCCCAAGTCACCTGATCCCTATAGGTTAGCTCAAGATCCATACAGGTTAGCCCAGGATCCTTACAGGTTAGGTCATGACCCTTACAGATTAGGTCATGACCCTTACAGATTAGGACAGGACCCCTATAGGTTAGGCCATGATCCCTATAGGTTAGCTCCTGACCCTTATAGAATGTCACCCAGGCCATATAGGATAGCACCCAGGCCATATAGAATAGCACCCAGGCCCTATAGATTAGCACCTAGGCCACTAATGTTAGCATCCAGGCGCTCTATGATGATGTCATATGCTGCTGAACGCTCTATGATGTCATCCTATGCTGCCGAGCGCTCTATGATGTCTTATGAACGTTCTATGATGTCACCAATGGCTGAGCGCTCTATGATGTCAGCCTATGAGCGCTCTATGATGTCAGCTTACGAGCGCTCTATGATGTCTCCCATGGCTGAGCGCTCTATGATGTCAGCCTATGAGCGTTCTATGATGGCTTATGAGCGCTCCATGATGTCTCCAATGGCTGAGAGGTCAATGATGTCCATGGGTGCTGACCGTTCCATGATGTCGTCCTATTCTGACCGTTCCATGATGTCATCCTATTCTGACCGGTCGATGATGTCATCTTATACTGCTGACCGCTCAATGATGTCTATGACTGCTGATTCCTATGCAGATTCCTATACAGATTCATATACTGAGGCTTATATGGTACCACCCTTGCCTCCTGAGGAGCCCCCTACCATGCCGCCTTTGCCACCAGAGGAGCCCCCCATGACACCACCGTTACCTCCTGAGGAGCCCCCTGAGGGACCATCATTACCTGTTGAGCAGTCAGCATTACCTGTTGAGAATACCTGGGCTACTGCTGGAACAGCATTACTCTCTGAAGAACCACCTTTGCCCCCTGAGCCTCCTGTGATGCAGACAGAGATTCCAGAGTCTACAATGAGTGATTATTCTGTGGGAGCTCCAGAGCCGTCAGTATTAACATCAGAGCCTGCTGTAGCTGTTTCAGAGCCACCACCAGAGCCAGAATCTTCCATGACATCAACATCTTTAGAGTCTCATATGATACAAGAACATGCTATTATAGGGCCACAGGCAGCTGTCCTACCTTCTGGGCCCAGTGCAGTGTCAGAGACTGCTATACTAACTGCAGAACCCACTGAACCTACTGTTGTGACGGAGTCAGTGGAAACTTTTGAGCCTATTTTAACATCTGGGCCTATCTCAGAACAGATTATGTATCTGACTGAGGTGGCAGTCCCAGAGCCCTCAGAGGTGGCAGTCCCAGAGCCCACAGAGGTGATGGTCCCAGAGCCAACAGAGACGGTGATTCCAGAGCTGGCAGAGGTGACAGTAACAGGGTTGGCTGAGGTGGCGGTCCAGGGGCCAACTGAGGTGGCGGTCCAGGGGTCAATTGAGGTGGCGGTCCAGGGGACAGAGGACATGGCGGTCCAGGGGACAGCTGAGGTGGCAGTCCAGGGGCCAGAAGAAGTGACTTTCCAGGGGCTGGCTGAGGTGGCTTTCCAGGGGCCGGCAGAGGTGGCAGTCCAGGGGCCGGCAGAGGTGGCAGTCCAGGGGCCGGCAGAGGTGGCAGTCCAGGGGCCGGCAGAGGTGGCAGGCCAGGGTCCCACAGAGGTAGTGGACCAGGGGCTGACAGAAGTGATGGTCCAGGGGCCAGCAGAGGTGATTTTCCAGGAGCCAGCCACAGTGGTGGTTCAGGAGTCTGCCATGCTGGTCCCAGAGCTGACTGCAGGACTCCCGGAGCCAACCGTGATAGAGGTGGCCACGCCAGAACCCACAGTCCTAGAGCCAACTGCAACAGTGCCTGATGGTACTGTAGTGGTTCCAGAGCCTACACCAATGATGGAGTCTACAATCATGACTTCAGAGCCTGTTATTAAAAGAACAGATGTAGCCTCATCTGTTGAGTCTAATCTTTGTCAACAGACCACCACACAGGAAATTGCTATTCAGTCAAGTGAAGAGGCAAATAGTGAAAAAAGGCAACTGGAGAGTTATTCTTATGAAAGCATACACCATGTAAATATACTCTTGGATGTAAATAGTCCTTTAATTGCAAAAGAGACAGAACATAACACTGTTTCTGCCGCTAGCCCTGTTGTTAGTGAAGTTGTTATGGAGAAATTTTTGCCTGGCAGTGAGACTGATCATAACACAGGGTTGACCACCTGCCCTAGTGAAGCTAATATAGTTGGAACTGTATCTACCACCAGTTCCCATATTCATGAACTTGATGTAAAGGGAACTACTAAGGAGATTGAACTTTATGCAGCATCTGTTACGAGCTCAGTAAGTAAGGCTGATATTGAGGGACCTTTACCTACTCAAGAGATTGAACATGACATGGTAATTTCAACTAGTCCTAGTGGTGGTAGTGAAGCTGATATTGAGGGACCTTTGCCTGCTAATGACATTCACCGTGATGTATTGTCTGCTAATCTACCTGGTAAGAGTGATCCAGAAGCATTACCTATGAAAGAAAGCGAACACGATGCAGTAATTGCTATCAGCCATAAAGATGGTAGTAGtgaagcagagaaagagacaccACTCTCTGCTAAAAATACTGAACATGAGTCTGTATTTGCTGCCAACATTTGTGATCTTAATGATGCTGATCTAGTGCGACCTTTACTTCCCAAGGATATGGAACGTGTCACAAACCTTAGGACTGATATAGAGGGACCTTTGTCTGTAAGTGGAGTTGAACGTGACATAGTAACTACTGCCAGCCCTGTTGTTATTAGCATACCTGAACGAGCTTCAGAGTCTTCATCGGAAGAAAAGGATGATTATGAAATCTTTGTTAAAGTTAAGGACACACATGAcaagagcaaaaaaaataaaagccgtGATAAAggtgaaaaagagaggaaaagagattcCTCATTAAGATCTCGAAGTAAGCGGTCTAAATCTTCAGAACACAAATCACGTAGACGCACAAGTGAATCCCGTTCAAGAGCAAGAAAGAGATCATCTAAGTCTAAGTCTCATCGATCCCAAACGCGTTCACGATCACGTTCAAGGCGTAGGAGGAGAAGCAGCAGGTCAAGATCAAAATCAAGAGGAAGGCGTTCTTTATCAAAAGAGAAACGTAAAAGGTCTCCAAAACACAGGTCCAAGtctagggaaagaaaaaggaaaagatctagTTCTAGAGATAATCGCAAAGTAGCCAGAGCTCGAAGTCGTACACCTAGTCGTCGCAGTAGAAGTCATACTCCTAGTCGACGAAGAAGGTCTAGGTCTGTGGTCAGAAGAAGGAGCTTTAGCATTTCTCCTGTTCGCCGCAGCCGTACTCCAAGCCGCCGCAGCCGTACCCCTAGCCGCCGCAGCCGCACCCCCAGCCGTAGGAGCCGCACCCCCAGCCGTCGAAGAAGATCTAGATCTGTGGTAAGACGGAGAAGCTTTAGTATATCACCGGTTCGACTAAGGCGATCACGGACACCCTTGAGGAGGCGTTTTAGTAGATCTCCTATTCGCCGAAAAAGATCCAGATCATCTGAAAGAGGCAGGTCACCACCTAAACGTCTCACGGATTTGG ATAAGGCTCAACTACTTGAAATAGCCAAAGCTAATGCAGCTGCCATGTGTGCTAAGGCTGGTGTTCCTTTACCGCCAAACCTAAAACCTGCACCTCCACCAACAGTAGAAGAGAAAGTTGCTAAAAAGTCAGGAGGAGCCACAATAGAAGAGCTCACTGAG